The following coding sequences are from one Oscillospiraceae bacterium window:
- a CDS encoding acyl-CoA dehydratase activase-related protein, with amino-acid sequence MPSNRLWVFVMTACRIGLDIGSTTIKVVVADERDHIVYSRYRRHRSDVRGELLALFEELAADRPDLAAPICLTGSAGLGAAQALSLPFAQEVIAATKAVNRFVPEADVVIELGGEDAKITFMKPVVSQRMNGTCAGGTGAFIDQMASLLTTDALGLDTLARGYRTLYTIASRCGVFAKSDMQPLLNEGASHEDLAASVLQAVVNQTIAGLACGQPITGTVVFLGGPLHYLPALRAAFERTLSGKADRFVTPAHAEVFVALGAALSAEGPAVSVADLPRRLRGARALDPAIPRLPVLFASEAERAAFAARHARSRAPHTAPDVLSGPCFLGLDAGSTTIKAVLTDGDGRIAHTHYAPNQGAPLLAGVEILREVYRLLPRGAYIARACITGYGETLLRRALCADMGEIETLAHIKAAQVFRPDADFILDIGGQDMKCMRLKDGMIESILLNEACSSGCGSFISTFSSSLDLPVEAFAAAAGTADAPVDLGTRCTVFMNSRVKQAQKEGASVGDISAGLAYSVVRNALYKVIGIKNPSDLGLTPVVQGGAFLNDAILRAFELIAGRETVRPDISGLMGAYGAAILARERWQGGASALLPADRLSEALPERTAAVSCRGCSNRCKLTVSHFPGGRRLVSGHRCEQGARLSGDASPAPEAAPDLSAYKYERLFAYTPLPEAQAPRGVIGLPRALNMYENYPFWFTLLTNLGFSVKLSGRSDHALFERGMSSIPSESVCYPAKLAHGHIQQLLDDGVKTIFFPCVPYERRENEEANNHYNCPIVTSYPEVVGNNIDALRAQGVTFLNPFLSLHHTRALPDRIAEAFTVFGVTRREAKAALRAAFAELDRCQHDIRQKGDETVAWLEETGRTGIVLSGRPYHVDPEVHHGLPGLLTSLGFAVLTEDSVSHRARVARPLRVFDQWMYQTRLYDAAQFVVSHPRLEMVQLNSFGCGLDAITSDQVREILQRGGKTCTLLKIDEMGNQGAARIRMRSLKVALEERARRAAPPARPIAPAPARVAFTDEMRKTHTILAPQMSPVHFTLVEAVLRRAGYRCVVLERTTPEDIEVGLRYVNNDACYPTLIVVGQLVNALLSGRYDPDNTSIFLTQTGGGCRATNYVSLLRRALAAAGFPQVPVVALSISGFEKNKGLRLSAGLLGGAIKSIIVGDLLSHVLLRTRPYEADPGAANALYRIWLARAAAYFSGEGSHTYRTLLRGIVGDFEALPLRDIPRKTRVGLVGEILVKFHPDANNNAVDIIEREGCEAIVPGLLGFFRYCFYNSVVKWKILGSSRMVAAAMDVLLRIIDCYEAPCRRILRRSRRFSVGETIHKLAERAQPVLSLANQCGEGWLLTAEMLELIEGGAKGIVCAQPFACLPNHVTGKGMIRELRRRFPHASIVPVDYDPGASEVNQLNRIKLMISAAMTPSSAKS; translated from the coding sequence TTGCCTTCTAACCGACTATGGGTGTTTGTTATGACTGCCTGCCGCATCGGTCTTGACATCGGCTCCACCACGATCAAAGTGGTCGTGGCCGACGAGCGCGATCACATCGTCTACAGCCGTTACCGCCGCCACCGCAGTGATGTGCGCGGCGAACTTTTGGCGCTCTTTGAGGAGTTGGCCGCCGACAGGCCGGATCTTGCCGCGCCTATCTGCCTGACCGGCTCCGCCGGACTTGGGGCCGCGCAGGCGCTGTCGCTCCCGTTTGCTCAGGAAGTCATCGCCGCCACAAAGGCAGTGAACCGGTTTGTTCCGGAGGCCGACGTCGTCATCGAGCTGGGCGGGGAGGACGCCAAGATCACGTTTATGAAGCCGGTGGTGTCGCAGCGGATGAACGGCACCTGCGCCGGCGGCACTGGCGCGTTCATCGACCAGATGGCCTCGCTGCTGACCACTGACGCACTGGGGCTGGACACGCTGGCCCGCGGGTACCGCACGCTGTATACCATCGCCTCCCGCTGCGGCGTGTTTGCCAAGAGCGACATGCAGCCTCTGCTAAACGAGGGGGCCTCCCACGAGGATCTGGCCGCCTCGGTGCTGCAAGCGGTCGTGAACCAGACCATCGCGGGGCTGGCCTGCGGGCAGCCCATCACCGGCACCGTCGTGTTTTTGGGCGGACCGCTGCACTACCTGCCGGCCCTGCGGGCCGCTTTTGAGCGCACACTGTCGGGCAAAGCCGACCGCTTTGTCACCCCCGCGCACGCTGAGGTATTTGTCGCGCTGGGCGCGGCTCTCTCGGCGGAGGGGCCCGCCGTCTCTGTTGCGGACCTGCCCCGCCGGCTGCGCGGCGCGCGCGCGCTGGACCCCGCGATCCCGCGGCTGCCGGTACTCTTCGCCTCCGAGGCGGAAAGGGCCGCTTTTGCCGCGCGCCACGCCCGAAGCCGTGCGCCGCATACCGCGCCGGACGTGTTGTCCGGCCCCTGCTTTTTGGGGCTGGACGCCGGCAGCACGACGATCAAGGCGGTGCTGACCGACGGCGACGGCCGCATCGCCCACACCCACTACGCCCCGAACCAGGGCGCCCCGCTGCTGGCGGGCGTCGAGATCCTGCGGGAAGTCTACCGGCTCCTTCCTCGGGGCGCCTATATCGCCCGCGCCTGCATCACCGGTTACGGGGAGACGCTATTGCGCCGCGCCCTGTGTGCGGACATGGGCGAGATCGAGACCCTGGCCCACATCAAAGCGGCACAGGTGTTCCGGCCCGACGCGGATTTTATCCTGGACATCGGCGGGCAGGACATGAAGTGCATGCGGCTGAAAGACGGCATGATCGAATCGATTCTCCTCAACGAGGCCTGTTCCTCGGGGTGCGGCTCGTTCATCTCCACCTTCTCGTCCTCTCTGGACTTGCCCGTCGAGGCGTTCGCCGCCGCCGCGGGTACGGCGGACGCCCCCGTGGACCTCGGCACCCGCTGCACGGTGTTCATGAACTCGCGGGTCAAGCAGGCACAGAAAGAAGGCGCGTCGGTGGGGGACATCTCCGCCGGACTCGCCTATTCGGTGGTGCGCAACGCGCTGTACAAGGTGATCGGCATCAAAAATCCCTCCGACCTCGGCCTGACGCCGGTGGTGCAGGGTGGCGCGTTTTTGAACGACGCCATCCTGCGCGCCTTCGAACTCATTGCCGGCCGGGAGACCGTGCGCCCGGACATCAGCGGGCTTATGGGCGCTTACGGCGCGGCGATCCTCGCGCGGGAGCGCTGGCAGGGCGGCGCGTCCGCGCTGCTGCCGGCGGACCGGCTGAGCGAAGCGCTGCCGGAGCGGACCGCCGCCGTCTCCTGCCGGGGCTGTTCGAACCGCTGCAAGCTGACCGTCTCGCACTTCCCCGGCGGGCGGCGGCTTGTCTCCGGCCACCGCTGCGAGCAGGGCGCGCGTCTGAGCGGGGACGCTTCCCCGGCGCCCGAGGCGGCGCCCGACCTGAGCGCGTACAAGTACGAGCGGCTCTTCGCCTACACGCCGCTGCCGGAGGCGCAGGCCCCCCGCGGCGTCATCGGTTTGCCGCGCGCGCTCAATATGTATGAAAATTATCCCTTCTGGTTTACACTTTTGACAAATCTCGGATTTTCAGTCAAACTCTCCGGCCGTTCGGACCACGCGCTGTTCGAGCGGGGCATGTCCTCGATCCCTTCGGAGAGCGTATGCTATCCGGCCAAGCTGGCCCACGGGCACATCCAGCAGCTCCTTGACGACGGTGTGAAAACGATCTTCTTCCCCTGCGTCCCCTATGAGCGCCGGGAGAACGAGGAGGCCAACAACCACTACAACTGCCCGATCGTCACCTCCTACCCCGAGGTGGTCGGCAACAACATCGACGCGCTGCGTGCCCAGGGGGTGACTTTTCTCAACCCCTTCCTGTCCCTGCATCACACCCGGGCGCTGCCCGACCGAATCGCGGAGGCTTTCACGGTCTTCGGGGTCACCCGCCGGGAGGCGAAGGCCGCGTTGCGGGCCGCCTTCGCCGAGCTGGATCGCTGCCAGCACGACATCCGGCAAAAGGGCGATGAGACCGTCGCCTGGTTGGAGGAGACCGGCCGGACCGGGATCGTTCTGTCTGGGCGGCCTTATCACGTTGACCCGGAGGTCCATCACGGTCTGCCCGGTCTGCTGACTTCCCTGGGTTTTGCCGTGCTCACCGAGGACTCCGTGAGCCACCGCGCCCGCGTCGCGCGGCCGCTGCGCGTATTTGACCAGTGGATGTATCAGACCCGACTGTACGATGCGGCCCAGTTTGTCGTCTCCCACCCGCGGCTTGAGATGGTGCAGCTCAATTCCTTCGGCTGCGGGCTGGACGCCATCACGTCCGACCAGGTGCGCGAGATCCTGCAGCGGGGCGGGAAGACCTGCACGCTGCTGAAGATTGACGAAATGGGCAACCAGGGCGCCGCCCGCATTCGCATGCGGTCTCTCAAAGTGGCCCTTGAGGAGCGCGCGCGCCGCGCCGCGCCTCCGGCCCGGCCCATAGCACCGGCGCCGGCGCGCGTGGCGTTCACCGACGAGATGCGCAAAACCCACACCATCCTCGCGCCGCAGATGTCGCCCGTCCACTTCACGCTGGTGGAGGCGGTGCTACGCCGCGCCGGCTACCGATGCGTGGTTTTGGAGAGAACCACGCCCGAGGACATTGAGGTGGGGCTGCGTTATGTGAACAACGACGCCTGCTACCCCACGCTCATCGTGGTCGGGCAGCTGGTAAACGCGCTGCTCTCCGGGCGCTACGACCCGGACAACACGTCCATCTTCCTCACCCAGACCGGCGGCGGCTGCCGGGCTACCAACTACGTGAGTCTGCTGCGCCGCGCGCTGGCGGCCGCTGGTTTCCCCCAGGTACCGGTGGTGGCGCTGTCGATCAGCGGGTTCGAGAAGAACAAGGGCCTGCGGCTGTCGGCGGGGTTGCTGGGCGGCGCGATCAAGTCCATCATCGTCGGCGATCTACTCAGTCATGTGCTGCTGCGCACACGCCCTTACGAGGCCGACCCCGGCGCGGCCAACGCGCTGTATCGGATCTGGCTGGCACGCGCCGCCGCGTATTTTTCCGGGGAGGGCTCCCACACCTACCGGACGCTGCTGCGCGGCATCGTCGGCGACTTCGAGGCGCTGCCCCTGCGCGACATCCCGCGCAAGACCCGCGTGGGTCTGGTGGGAGAGATTTTGGTCAAATTCCATCCCGACGCCAACAACAACGCCGTGGACATCATCGAGAGAGAGGGCTGCGAGGCCATCGTACCGGGGCTGCTCGGGTTTTTTCGGTATTGTTTTTACAACAGTGTGGTTAAATGGAAAATTTTGGGTTCTTCTCGGATGGTGGCGGCGGCCATGGACGTACTGCTCCGGATCATCGACTGTTACGAGGCCCCCTGCCGGCGTATACTGCGCCGGTCCCGGCGGTTCTCCGTCGGCGAGACCATCCACAAACTGGCCGAGCGGGCGCAGCCTGTGCTCTCGCTGGCCAACCAGTGCGGCGAGGGCTGGCTGCTCACAGCCGAGATGCTGGAGCTCATAGAGGGCGGCGCGAAGGGCATTGTCTGCGCCCAGCCCTTTGCCTGTCTGCCGAATCACGTCACAGGCAAGGGGATGATCCGCGAACTGCGCCGCCGTTTCCCTCATGCGAGCATTGTTCCGGTGGACTACGACCCCGGCGCCTCCGAGGTGAACCAGCTCAATCGCATCAAGCTGATGATTTCGGCGGCCATGACGCCTTCTTCTGCGAAAAGCTGA